CTCCTCTAAGGAGGCTGCTGCGTGCTGGTTGACTGCTATCCTACTGCATGTGCCACATGGACGGGTGACTGGAATACTTTTCCGGTTAGTCACAGGTGAATCTGACTTTGAAACACAGATGAATGTGGTTGACTCATGATCTCTCTTTAATCCAAATGATGTCAGACATGGCAAAGTAATAGTCTGCACCAGCTAAGTCTTCTGTATGTCAGGAAATGTTTATATGTGGATTACACTAGGGAGTGCTTTATTTGAGTTTTGTAATAGTTATTCTAATGACTTTTCAATGTGACGCCATTTAACATTCTGCACTAATTAAGAGAAAAGAAGGTGTTTCTTTGttattaattatacattttaaagtgaatATATGTCAAACTTCACCTTTTCATCAGTGTAACATTAAAGTGTATTAAAAGAATTACATCTATAATAGATAAATGCAAATAGCATTGGCTATAATTGAATAGAATTAAGTCAAATGTGCAATGTGAATATGCAAATTAACCAAATAATTAATTAGCCAATCAATCCGCcaattaattaatcaattaattaattttggTTAATTGATTAATTTGTTAATTGTTTAGTCTAGAAAGCATTAAACAGTCAACAATGTCCATGTTTCTGgtgtaaaataaacttttaaacacattttagaaaattgctcaacatgttttaataacaTACTGTGCTGTCAATGACTTTTGCAAACCtactcttatttttttttttgaatcaAGCCATAAAGGAATTATTTAGAAGACTTTCTTCAgtatttgtttcatatttttgctATTCAAAATCTGGCACTTATCCGTTTATGACAAGTTGCACAGTTTGGATAATGCAGGTTCCAGCAGGCAGGATGTTTACAGTGGTGATGGTTGGACTATAATCAAAACACTTCCATTCCAGCATGGCTAATATATTATCATATTTCTGGCACATAGTGtttgtaagaaaaacaaatttaccCACAGTCCACGTGCGATCAGGGAGGATACGTGTGATGTGCTCTGGCAATACCAGCATGTTTTCTTGTAATGAGTGAGTTTTGGCAAGTAGATATAATGCAGGCCATGTTTGTTACCACAGATTCAAAGGCTTTCCCAGATTCATGGATCCTAGAAAATATTgtaacaaaagaacagaaaaaaaaggagaaaaaaaacacatgtcCTTGAAAGCTGTGAGGGAATGCCTGTTTTCTCCGGTTGCACATCTTTTTAATCCTTTTTCTTGGGCTGTAAAGTTTCTGACTTGCATACATACCAGGTTGTCAGTGTCTCCATGTAAAGGTCAGTCCTTCAGACAGCAGAATCTACAGCATTTGTAGCTGAGCTCCATCTTCCCACATAAAGAAGCAGAGGGTGACCTCACTGTACTGGGGCCTTTTTTTCACAAGTTCTGCCAAGATTTTAAAGCCATACATTAAAGGTTAAAGTAGCATGGTTATAAAAGCTGCAGGCCACCAGTAAAACCTCTCATTTTACAATATAATTgattatataacatatataattCTTTGTTTGACCACATAGGACACAGTTTGCATTGTGTAAAAATaactttgtctctctcttcctctgtgtctgCTCTCCTTGAACCACCAGCTGATACGTCTTGGGAGTGATGCACTGGCTTCCcctggttgccatggtgattgCCTCGGCCCTGCCCTTCCCTCACAACCCCGTGTCCAGGATTGCTGCCGCGATTACAGACCCTGGATTTGACGACCGCAGAGAGCACCGTCATGACCCGGCCTCTCGCCTCTCAGATCCCCCTGTGGATTACAGCTTTCATGGAAACGCTTCACAAACGGACTACAACATGCCTGCTGCTCTTAGCCAAGACACCAACAGACAAAAACTCCAGAACCATAAGGACTATGTGAAATCCTCCGTGCATGAAGACACCTCCACCCTCAAAGTGGACAGTCAAGGAACCTACCAGTCAAATAGCGACTCAGGCAGCGAAGACAAAAGCAGTGTCAGTTTGGATGTTCCCACAGGAGGAACACTCAGGACCGAGGGTATTTTCGAGGATCATTTTCTATCAAAGGACTACAAaggagacagcagcagcaggcaagACCCCCACTTTGTAGACTCCTCAAGAAAGGACAGTCTTCATGACTCTACAGATAGACTCTCTGCAGTGGAAATCCATAATCCCGTCAGTCCTCCTGCTACTCTAAGGGGTCAAAGAGGACCAGAACCGACCACTCCTTCAGAGCACCTGAGAGATGCAACGACAGTCGGGATGGGGAGTCAACAGACACTGGGGGTTGGAAGAGGTCTGGCTGAGGTGAGCCTGACTTTGGAGGCAGTGTTGGGCATGGGGACTGGGCTGGACAGCGTCCTAGAAGGAGACGAGATGTTTCTGGATGCACATCCACGAGTCCTGTTCTCACCCTCCCCATCGCCTCCAGAACACCCCCCTCTGCTGCTCATGTTGGAGACTGGCATGCTGGATGATGACAGGGCtggagaggagcaggaggacaTGGACGGATACATCGAAGGCCATGGGGACCGGGCAATTGATCGGGGAGCAACTCTGAGTTGGGCAGATGCTTCCAGATTTACCAGTGAGGTCGCCCGTCCTCTTAAAAGGGATAAACGCTCGCATTTGAATGATAGAAGGAGAGGGgaaaagtctgtgtgtgaggCAGAAAGCGTTTGGGTCACTGA
This genomic window from Mastacembelus armatus chromosome 8, fMasArm1.2, whole genome shotgun sequence contains:
- the ntf4 gene encoding uncharacterized protein ntf4 codes for the protein MHWLPLVAMVIASALPFPHNPVSRIAAAITDPGFDDRREHRHDPASRLSDPPVDYSFHGNASQTDYNMPAALSQDTNRQKLQNHKDYVKSSVHEDTSTLKVDSQGTYQSNSDSGSEDKSSVSLDVPTGGTLRTEGIFEDHFLSKDYKGDSSSRQDPHFVDSSRKDSLHDSTDRLSAVEIHNPVSPPATLRGQRGPEPTTPSEHLRDATTVGMGSQQTLGVGRGLAEVSLTLEAVLGMGTGLDSVLEGDEMFLDAHPRVLFSPSPSPPEHPPLLLMLETGMLDDDRAGEEQEDMDGYIEGHGDRAIDRGATLSWADASRFTSEVARPLKRDKRSHLNDRRRGEKSVCEAESVWVTDKKTAIDSHGQQVTILQEIQTQTGPLKQYFYETRCRQAEQQTNAGRSNGAGAAARSLGTGVAGAGCLGVDKKQWLSECKAKQSYVRALTKDANNRTGWRWIRIDSSCVCVLLSRANQTPGREVLTRKGRG